The genome window CGACCTGTTTCGCCCAGCCTCCGACGCGGCGTTCGAGCGGTTGTGGGCAGCGTGGCAGCGCGCCCTCGACCGCGCCGGCGTACCGGAGGACGAAGCCGACGCCTTCTTCGGCCGGGTCGAGCAGCAGGTCCACCTCGCCGACGAGGAGACGCTGGCGCGCGAGACGGCCGCCGCCGGGTTCGGCCCGTGCGTCCGGTTCCACCAGGCCCTTCTCTGGGGCGGGTGGATCGCCGAGCGGCTCGCCGGAGAAGCAGTGGCAGGCTGAGCGTCACGCCGCGCTGTGGACGGATTGTGGAAAAAGGACGTGGGGTGACAGTGCTCTGTACCCTATCTTCACAGTCCGTTGACTCACTACGCTGCGAGTTCCTGCGCCGAGCCACGGCTCTGCGCAGGGCGCGAGAGGGAACGCCGGTGATCTACCTTCTGGAGCGATCCGAAGGAGAGACTCCGGGGCTGTGCCCGCAACTGTAAGCGACGCGTCGGCGGCTTCGACGACGCTGCACCCACTGGCTTCGGCTGGGAAGGGCGCAGGGGAGAAGCCGCCTCCAGAGCGATCTGGGCCGTCGTGAGCCAGGAGACCTGCTCGCCGCGCCTGCTTTCCACCTCCGGGACCAGAGGGTCGGACTGCGACTGTGACGTCGCCGGTTCCACCCGGCTCGCGCTTCGCCGAGCCCCCCTGGAGCCCCGCCGCCGCCGTCTGCACGCCCGAACCCGCGCCTGGGGTCGGGCTTTTTTGCGGAGACGCCCTCCGCAGCGGGCCCGGCCGCCGCGCGGGGGCACCGTGGCACGTGCCCGCTCCGCATCCCGGCCTGCCCCCAGGCTTATGCAGACCACCTACACCCTCGGCGACCGGACGTTCATCCTCGACGGCGACAAGGCCGAGGCCGCCCTCGCGAGCAAGCGCGTCATCAATGGCCGCGAGACGCTCGCCTTCAACCTCCTCCCCCTCCGGTACGCCTGGGCCTACGACCTCTACCGGACGATGAAGGCCAACCACTGGGAGCCCGAGGACGTCCCGATGCACAAGGACGCGGCGCAGTGGCGCGGCGACGACCAATCGGACGTCGACCGCTGGATCAACCCCATGGCGATGGGCGACTTCTCGGCGGCCGAGGGGAACGTCGGCGAAAACAACCTCCACGTCGTCCGCGAGCACGTCACGGC of Bacteroidota bacterium contains these proteins:
- a CDS encoding ribonucleotide-diphosphate reductase subunit beta, translating into MQTTYTLGDRTFILDGDKAEAALASKRVINGRETLAFNLLPLRYAWAYDLYRTMKANHWEPEDVPMHKDAAQWRGDDQSDVDRWINPMAMGDFSAAEGNVGENNLHVVREHVTA